The Gallus gallus isolate bGalGal1 chromosome 3, bGalGal1.mat.broiler.GRCg7b, whole genome shotgun sequence genome window below encodes:
- the TPBG gene encoding trophoblast glycoprotein isoform X1: protein MVVNKKRGDSGSAGGGFAVGSPLGERTGAEPSRAEPPRRRPSRGSPAWSSPARRQGKPPAAPTHPGGPGLRSAGREPALPPGSRARPSRGGSGTGARARRAGRGRRRGGRRPARLPPGVAAVGFSWQRRQGQARGGGRGVSGGGAELAPGAGRERRQEVSGGAVGRGRGTAPRAALRGAERAARDGRRRAARAFRSSLCSARRDRGGTLGGATCGGRGARRGAALPSRFAPVPRLSLREAERGRVRSAGKLWSRAEPPPARGAGAMPGREAERRGALCLGLLLHALLGCGSAQPPAACPAPCECSEAAKTVKCVNKNLTEVPPDLPPYVRNLFITGNRLGRLPAGALSAPRLAELGSLNLSGNHLRAVEAGALAALPALRQLDLGGNPLAELSPLAFGRASPLEELALRGALREQGALLGLADLLQAGALRNLSRLELADNGLLLLPTGMLGALPALRHLDLSNNSLVGLRNVSFQGLVRLQSLNLSDNSLGVLRNGTLAQWRGLPALRRISLSHNTWVCDCAIEDMVAWLKESDQVEGKEALSCAFPEKMAGRALLKLNTSELNCSAPVDVPSQLQTSYVFLGIVLALIGAIFLLVLYLNRKGIKKWMHNIRDACRDHMEGYHYRYEINADPRLTNLSSNSDV from the coding sequence CAACGCACCCGGGGGGACCGGGGCTGCGCAGCGCCGGGCGGGAACCCGCCCTCCCGCCGGGCTCCCGGGCACGGCCGTCCCGTGGCGGCAGCGGGACCGGGGCGCGGGCACGGCGGGCGGGACgtgggcggcggcggggcggaaGGCGGCCGGCCCGGCTCCCCCCGGGCGTGGCGGCGGTTGGTTTCTCCTGGCAGCGGAGGCAGGGCCAGGCGCGGGGAGGTGGGCGCGGAGTtagcggcggcggcgcggagtTGGCTCCGGGCGCGGGGCGCGAGCGGCGGCAGGAGGTGAGCGGCGGAGCTGTGGGACGGGGCCGCGGGACGGCTCCGCGGGCGGCACTCCGCGGAGCAGAGCGGGCAGCCCGGGacgggaggcggcgggcggcccgCGCCTTTCGTTCCTCTTTGTGCTCCGCGCGCCGCGACCGGGGAGGAACTCTCGGCGGGGCCACGTGTGGCGGGCGGGGGGCGAGGCGCGGAGCCGCGCTGCCCTCTCGCTTTGCCCCCGTGCCGCGGCTCTCCCTGCGGGAAGCGGAGCGCGGCCGCGTGCGCTCGGCGGGGAAACTTTGGTCCCGGGCCGAACCGCCGCCTGCCCGCGGGGCGGGCGCGATGCCGGGGCGCGAGGCCGAGCGGCGCGGCGCgctgtgcctggggctgctgttGCACGCCCTGCTGGGCTGCGGCTCGGCGCAGCCGCCCGCCGCCTGCCCGGCCCCCTGCGAGTGCTCGGAGGCGGCCAAGACGGTGAAGTGCGTGAACAAGAACCTGACGGAGGTGCCGCCCGACCTGCCGCCCTACGTGCGCAACCTCTTCATCACCGGCAACCGCCTGGGCCGCCTGCCCGCCGGCGCGCTGTCCGCCCCGCGCCTGGCCGAGCTGGGAAGCCTCAACCTCAGCGGCAACCACCTGCGGGCCGTGGAGGCCGGCGCCCTGGCCGCCCTGCCCGCCCTGCGGCAGCTGGACCTCGGCGGCAACCCGCTGGCGGAGCTCAGCCCGCTGGCCTTCGGGCGGGCCAGCCCGCTGGAGGAGCTGGCCCTGCGCGGGGCCCTGCGGGAGCAGGGCGCTCTCCTTGGCCTGGCCgacctgctgcaggctggggccCTGCGCAACCTCAGCCGCTTGGAGCTGGCCGACAacgggctgctgctgctgcccaccgGCATGCTGGGCGCGCTGCCCGCCCTGCGGCACCTGGACCTCAGCAACAACTCGCTGGTGGGGCTGCGGAACGTCTCCTTCCAGGGGCTGGTTCGTCTGCAGAGCCTCAACCTCAGCGACAACTCGCTGGGCGTGCTGCGGAACGGCACCCTGGCCCAGTGGCGCGGGCTGCCTGCCCTGCGGCGCATCAGCCTCAGCCACAACACCTGGGTGTGCGACTGTGCCATCGAGGACATGGTGGCCTGGCTGAAGGAGAGCGACCAGGTGGAGGGCAAGGAGGCCCTGAGCTGCGCCTTCCCCGAGAAGAtggcaggcagagccctgctgaaGCTCAACACGTCAGAGCTCAACTGCTCTGCACCTGTGGATGTGCCCTCCCAGCTACAGACTTCCTACGTCTTCTTAGGGATAGTCTTGGCTCTCATCGGGGCAATTTTCCTCCTGGTTTTGTACTTGAACCGAAAAGGAATCAAAAAGTGGATGCACAACATCAGAGATGCCTGCAGGGATCACATGGAGGGATATCACTACAGGTATGAGATCAACGCCGACCCCAGGTTAACAAACCTCAGCTCCAACTCGGACGTCTGA